Proteins encoded within one genomic window of Saccharomyces mikatae IFO 1815 strain IFO1815 genome assembly, chromosome: 15:
- the OST2 gene encoding dolichyl-diphosphooligosaccharide-protein glycotransferase (similar to Saccharomyces cerevisiae OST2 (YOR103C); ancestral locus Anc_2.181), with the protein MAKTPKAGTPKAPSTSSAVLTDFQEAFKTSKRAYFAQIDKNPKLKLIDTFCFFLVLLGLIQFTFVILIRDNFPFNAFLAGFIICVGQFVLLMSLRLQLSNSFPGISRNRAFGEFIVASLILHFVCLHFIN; encoded by the coding sequence ATGGCAAAAACACCAAAAGCAGGCACGCCAAAAGCGCCCAGTACATCATCTGCGGTTCTAACAGATTTTCAAGAAGCATTCAAAACTTCCAAGAGGGCATACTTTGCCCAAATTGACAAAAATCCCAAACTGAAACTAATTGACAcattctgttttttcttagtATTATTGGGGTTGATCCAATTCACATTCGTTATCTTGATTCGTGATAATTTTCCCTTCAATGCGTTCTTAGCTGGTTTCATTATTTGTGTGGGACAATTCGTCTTATTGATGAGTTTAAGGTTACAACTGTCTAACAGTTTTCCAGGCATTTCAAGAAACAGAGCTTTTGGTGAGTTCATTGTCGCTAGTTTGATTCTACATTTTGTTTGCTTACATTTTATAAATTGA
- the PIN2 gene encoding Pin2p (similar to Saccharomyces cerevisiae PIN2 (YOR104W); ancestral locus Anc_2.179), with protein sequence MNVCKLKEIVPLFPRSSFTDGVVSTGKSFRTWDTCMDNKACKIIAIVGIVLASIVVIWLIGGLLTCFRQGVTGIGQFVCWCCRCSDANNKNNGMPVNEGFNRANMGAVPPSTVIYQPIQQPENAYYRNDAKDDAFYDEVKTPSNEVYELEEDFDLEKQKEKTRRKQKKQRSKEGHSPSRVAPLVYDEDTSENSNPLPQYNARSSFIHNAGNPSTNDTHLTSQPPVFDISDYGENYYYGNDNNNINDFQGNSYNVPSSNHRSPYPTESYQPYRGYNPNQNDRYY encoded by the coding sequence ATGAACGTTTGTaagttgaaagaaataGTACCGCTTTTTCCAAGATCGTCGTTTACAGATGGTGTAGTAAGTACAGGAAAAAGTTTTCGAACTTGGGACACCTGTATGGACAATAAAGCATGTAAAATTATTGCGATTGTGGGTATTGTGTTAGCAAGCATAGTAGTCATTTGGTTAATTGGGGGACTATTGACTTGTTTTAGACAAGGAGTAACAGGAATAGGTCAATTTGTATGTTGGTGTTGCCGTTGTTCTGATGCTAACAATAAGAATAATGGAATGCCCGTAAATGAAGGGTTCAATAGGGCCAATATGGGTGCGGTCCCTCCTTCTACTGTCATTTATCAACCTATACAACAACCTGAGAATGCATACTATAGGAACGATGCGAAAGATGATGCGTTTTACGACGAGGTCAAAACTCCCAGTAATGAAGTTTATGAATTGGAggaagattttgatttggaaaaacagaaagagaaaacaagaaggaaacagaaaaaacaaaggaGCAAGGAAGGACACAGCCCTAGTAGGGTAGCGCCCCTAGTGTATGACGAAGACACATCCGAAAATAGCAACCCTCTACCTCAATATAACGCCAGAAGTTCGTTTATTCACAATGCAGGTAACCCTAGCACCAACGACACTCATCTTACTTCACAACCACCAGTATTCGATATTAGTGATTACGGTGAGAACTATTATTACggtaatgataataataatattaatgaCTTTCAAGGAAACAGTTACAATGTTCCTTCCTCTAACCATAGAAGTCCGTATCCAACTGAAAGTTACCAACCATATCGAGGGTATAACCCAAATCAAAACGATAGATATTACTAA
- the LEU9 gene encoding 2-isopropylmalate synthase LEU9 (similar to Saccharomyces cerevisiae LEU4 (YNL104C) and LEU9 (YOR108W); ancestral locus Anc_2.172), producing MVKHSFIALAEHASKIRRSIPPVKLTYKNMLRDPSVKYKAFVPPKMTNRIWPDKTIQKAPRWLSTDLRDGNQSLPDPMSVAQKKEYFHKLINIGFKEIEVSFPSASQTDFDFTRYAVENAPDDVSIQCLVQSREHLIKRTVEALTGAKKATIHVYLAVSDMFREIVFNMSREEAISKAVEATKLVRKLTKDDPSQQATRWSYQFSPECFSDTPGEFAVEICEAVKRVWEPSKENPIIFNLPSTVETATPNVYADQIEYFATHITEREKVCIATHCHNDRGCGVAATELGMLAGADRVEGCLFGNGERTGNVDLVTVAMNMYTQGVSPNLDFSDLTSISEIVHRCNKIPVSPRAPYGGELVVSAFSGSHQDAIKKGFAIQNKKQAQGETQWRIPYLPLDPKDIGRDYEAVIRVNSQSGKGGAAWVILRSLGLDVPRSMQVDFSNILQKNADALGRELKSEEITKLFKETYNYNNNEHIYVTLLNYEVKKLNSERRALVGQVEINDKVVNIEGYGNGPISSLVDALSNLLNVKFSVQNYSEHSLGSGSTNQAASFINLSYIKNDNHPIASNMWGIGVSEDTGDASIKAVFATVNNIIHSKDVVLAEE from the coding sequence ATGGTAAAACATTCGTTCATAGCGCTAGCTGAACATGCTAGTAAAATAAGAAGGTCTATTCCACCCGTCAAATTGACTTATAAAAATATGCTTCGGGACCCATCGGTAAAATATAAGGCGTTTGTGCCACCAAAGATGACCAACAGAATTTGGCCCGACAAAACTATTCAAAAGGCTCCGCGCTGGTTGTCTACTGACTTGAGGGATGGTAATCAATCTTTACCAGACCCAATGTCTGTGGCtcagaaaaaagaatactttCATAAGCTAATCAATATCGGTTTTAAAGAAATCGAAGTGTCTTTTCCCTCTGCATCTCAAACAGATTTTGACTTCACTAGGTATGCTGTAGAAAACGCGCCAGATGATGTTAGTATCCAGTGTCTTGTTCAATCTAGAGAACACTTGATCAAAAGAACCGTCGAAGCGTTAACTGGCGCCAAGAAGGCCACTATACATGTCTACTTGGCGGTAAGTGATATGTTCCGCGAAATTGTATTCAATATGTCTCGAGAAGAAGCCATCTCAAAAGCCGTGGAAGCCACAAAGCTGGTCAGGAAGTTAACTAAAGATGATCCCTCACAACAAGCTACTCGTTGGTCGTATCAGTTCTCTCCCGAATGCTTCAGTGATACTCCAGGTGAATTTGCTGTAGAGATTTGTGAAGCGGTCAAGAGAGTCTGGGAACCTTCCAAGGAAAATCCTATTATTTTCAACCTTCCTTCTACTGTGGAAACAGCCACACCAAATGTTTATGCTGATCAGATTGAATATTTTGCCACACATATCACTGAACGTGAAAAAGTTTGTATTGCTACACATTGTCATAATGATCGTGGTTGCGGTGTTGCTGCTACGGAATTAGGTATGCTCGCAGGTGCTGATCGTGTAGAAGGTTGTCTCTTCGGTAATGGTGAGCGTACAGGTAATGTTGATTTAGTTACTGTTGCCATGAATATGTACACCCAGGGTGTCTCTCCTAATTTGGATTTCTCTGATTTGACCTCTATTTCAGAAATTGTCCATCGCTGTAACAAAATTCCAGTTTCTCCAAGAGCTCCATATGGTGGTGAATTGGTCGTTTCTGCCTTTTCCGGCTCACATCAGGATGCAATTAAAAAGGGATTCGCTATTCAGAATAAGAAACAAGCCCAGGGAGAAACTCAGTGGAGGATCCCATACTTACCATTGGATCCAAAGGATATCGGGCGTGATTACGAAGCTGTCATTAGGGTCAACTCACAATCCGGCAAGGGCGGTGCTGCTTGGGTCATTTTGAGATCGCTAGGGTTAGATGTACCAAGATCAATGCAAGTTGATTTTTCCAATATTCTACAGAAGAATGCGGATGCCTTAGGAAGGGAGTTAAAGTCCGAAGAAATTACAAAACTATTTAAGGAAACTTACAActacaacaacaatgaacACATATACGTCACTTTGTTGAATTACGaagtcaaaaaattgaactCAGAACGTAGAGCCTTAGTGGGCCAAGTTGAAATTAATGACAAAGTTGTTAATATCGAAGGTTACGGTAATGGTCCCATCTCCTCTCTAGTGGATGCTCTATCCAATCTATTGAACGTTAAGTTTAGCGTTCAGAACTATTCCGAACACTCTTTAGGTTCTGGTTCTACAAACCAAGCTGCATCTTTCATAAACCTTTCCTATATAAAGAACGATAATCATCCTATTGCCAGTAATATGTGGGGTATTGGTGTCTCCGAAGACACTGGGGATGCATCTATTAAGGCAGTATTTGCTACTGTTAATAATATAATCCATTCCAAGGACGTTGTACTAGCAGAAGAATAA
- the KTR1 gene encoding alpha-1,2-mannosyltransferase KTR1 (similar to Saccharomyces cerevisiae KTR1 (YOR099W); ancestral locus Anc_2.185) yields the protein MAKIMVPASKQPIYKKLGLLLVAVFAVYVFFHGAQYGRSQSLTPKYQTVQSVDSGYKYLTVDVPKYSGPREKATFVTLVRNRDLYSLAESIKSVEDRFNSKFNYDWVFLNDEEFTDEFKNVTTALVSGTTKYGVIPKEHWSFPEWIDQEKAAQVRKEMRDNKVIYGDSISYRHMCRFESGFFYKHPLLNDYDWYWRVEPDIKLHCDINYDVFKFMKDNKKKYAFAISIKEYEATIPTLWETTREFMKLHPDLIHENNMLDFVSDDEGLSYNLCHFWSNFEIASLDLWRSPAYTAYFDHLDKNGGFFYERWGDAPVHSIGAALFLDRSEIHHFGDIGYYHVPFHSCPIDTGIRIMNKCDCDPNQDFTWHSYSCTSKFYNVNMLRKPTGWQKHIG from the coding sequence atggCGAAGATCATGGTCCCAGCTAGCAAGCAGCCTATCTATAAAAAATTAGGTCTACTTTTGGTTGCTGTATTTGCCGTTTATGTATTCTTTCATGGTGCTCAATATGGTAGAAGTCAATCTCTCACTCCGAAATACCAAACCGTACAATCCGTTGATTCAGGCTATAAATACCTCACAGTGGATGTACCAAAGTATTCAGGTCCTCGTGAAAAGGCTACTTTTGTTACTTTGGTACGTAATAGAGATCTTTATTCATTGGCCGAATCTATCAAGTCGGTTGAAGATAGATTCAATTCCAAGTTCAATTATGATTGGGTCTTTTTGAATGACGAAGAGTTCACTGATGAATTCAAGAACGTTACAACTGCCTTGGTTAGTGGTACGACGAAATACGGTGTCATCCCAAAGGAGCATTGGTCCTTTCCTGAGTGGattgatcaagaaaaagctGCTCAAGTGAGGAAAGAAATGCGCGATAATAAAGTCATCTATGGTGATTCCATTTCTTACAGACATATGTGTCGTTTTGAATCAGGTTTCTTTTACAAGCATCCTTTGTTGAATGATTACGATTGGTATTGGCGTGTAGAACCTGATATCAAGTTGCACTGTGATATCAACTACgatgttttcaaattcatgaaagataataaaaaaaagtatgcCTTCGCCATTTCTATCAAGGAGTATGAAGCTACCATTCCCACTTTATGGGAAACTACCCGTGAATTCATGAAGTTACATCCGGATCTTATCCATGAAAACAATATGTTAGACTTTGTGAGTGACGATGAGGGTCTTTCATACAATTTGTGTCATTTTTGGtctaattttgaaattgcaTCATTGGATTTATGGAGATCTCCAGCATACACCGCATACTTTGATCACTTAGATAAAAATGGTGGATTTTTCTATGAAAGGTGGGGTGATGCTCCTGTACATTCTATTGGTGCTGCCTTGTTCTTGGATCGTTCTGaaattcatcattttgGTGACATTGGTTATTACCATGTTCCATTCCACTCCTGTCCAATAGACACAGGTATCAGGATTATGAACAAGTGTGACTGTGATCCAAACCAAGATTTTACTTGGCACAGTTATTCGTGCACTAGTAAATTTTATAATGTGAACATGTTGCGTAAACCTACTGGTTGGCAGAAACACATCGGCTAG
- the VAM3 gene encoding SNAP receptor VAM3 (similar to Saccharomyces cerevisiae VAM3 (YOR106W); ancestral locus Anc_2.175) — protein MSFFDIEAQSSKDNSRFEPQSSTNQKTKEISDLIETFAEQSRILEKECAKIGSKRDSKELRYTIETELIPNCTSVRDRIEGSILIHQNGKLSGDFKNLKTKYQSLQQSYNQRKNLFPLKATIPPKTFKGGNDIYPRTEAVRQDPESSYISIKVNEQTPLLHDENQHQLQLQEEEEQEHQHQQQELSQEELDFQTIIHQERSQQIGRIHTAVQEVNAIFHQLGSLVKEQGEQVTTIDENISHLHDNMQNANKQLTRADQHQRDRNKCGKVTLIIIIVVCMVIFLAVLS, from the coding sequence ATGTCCTTTTTTGACATCGAAGCACAATCTTCAAAGGACAACTCCCGGTTTGAACCACAATCCTCAACAAACCAAAAAACCAAGGAAATAAGCGATTTAATTGAGACCTTCGCTGAACAGTCACGAATattggaaaaagaatgCGCCAAAATAGGTTCTAAAAGGGATTCCAAGGAGCTGAGATACACGATTGAGACAGAGTTGATACCGAACTGTACCAGTGTAAGGGACAGAATTGAAGGCAGCATTCTTATTCATCAAAATGGGAAATTGTCAGGTGATTTCAAGAACCTGAAGACGAAATACCAATCCCTACAACAATCATacaatcaaagaaagaacttGTTTCCTCTTAAGGCTACCATTCCGCCAAAAACGTTCAAGGGAGGAAACGATATTTATCCGCGAACTGAAGCTGTGCGACAAGATCCTGAGTCCAGTTATATTTCTATAAAAGTGAACGAGCAGACTCCGTTACTACATGACGAAAACCAGCACCAACTACAGCTacaagaggaagaagaacaagaacatCAACATCAACAGCAAGAGTTATCCCAGGAAGAACTAGATTTTCAAACTATCATTCACCAAGAACGATCCCAACAGATAGGACGCATTCATACAGCTGTACAGGAGGTTAATGCAATTTTCCACCAGCTCGGTTCACTAGTGAAAGAACAGGGCGAACAGGTAACCACCATAGATGAGAATATCTCGCACTTACATGACAACATGCAGAACGCGAACAAGCAGTTAACCAGAGCGGACCAGCATCAAAGAGACCGGAACAAATGTGGAAAGGTCACCTTAATCATTATTATAGTTGTGTGCATGGTGATATTCCTTGCCGTATTAAGCTAG
- the CRC1 gene encoding carnitine:acyl carnitine antiporter (similar to Saccharomyces cerevisiae CRC1 (YOR100C); ancestral locus Anc_2.184) — protein sequence MSSDTSLSESSLLKEESGSLTKSRPPIKSNPVRENIKSFVAGGVGGVCAVVTGHPFDLIKVRCQNGQANSTVHAVKNILKEARTQVKGSVLTNSIKGFYKGVIPPLLGVTPIFAVSFWGYDVGKKLVTFNNKNEGSGELTMSQMAAAGFISAIPTTLVTAPTERVKVVLQTSSKGSFLHAAKTIVKEGGISSLFKGSLATLARDGPGSALYFASYEISKTYLNNRQPRPSVGKDEPVNILNVCLAGGIAGMSMWLAVFPIDTIKTKLQASSTKQNMISATKEIYLQRGGIKGFFPGLGPALLRSFPANAATFLGVEMTHSLFKKYGI from the coding sequence ATGTCTTCAGACACTTCATTATCAGAATCTTCATTACTTAAAGAGGAGAGTGGGAGCTTGACTAAGTCTCGTCCGCCTATAAAGTCAAATCCTGTACgggaaaatatcaaatcGTTTGTGGCCGGTGGAGTAGGCGGGGTATGTGCTGTGGTTACGGGTCATCCCTTCGACTTGATTAAGGTGAGATGCCAAAATGGTCAAGCAAATTCCACAGTACATGCTGTTAAAAACATTTTAAAAGAAGCCAGAACTCAGGTGAAGGGTAGCGTCTTAACCAATTCGATAAAGGGGTTCTATAAAGGTGTCATTCCACCTTTATTAGGCGTTACTCCTATATTTGCCGTTTCCTTCTGGGGCTATGATGTTGGTAAGAAACTGGTCACTTTTAATAACAAGAATGAAGGCAGTGGCGAGTTAACAATGAGTCAAATGGCTGCTGCAGGATTTATCAGCGCCATTCCCACCACTTTAGTGACTGCGCCAACGGAGAGAGTTAAAGTTGTCTTACAAACCTCTTCTAAAGGCTCTTTCCTCCATGCAGCAAAAACAATCGTTAAAGAAGGTGGTATATCTTCTCTGTTTAAAGGTTCATTAGCTACTTTGGCAAGAGATGGGCCTGGCTCAGCTCTCTATTTTGCTTCTtatgaaatttcaaagactTACTTGAATAATAGACAACCTCGCCCAAGTGTAGGTAAGGATGAACCGGTTAATATTTTAAACGTGTGTCTTGCTGGTGGTATTGCTGGTATGTCGATGTGGTTAGCCGTTTTCCCCATAGACACTATAAAGACCAAATTGCAGGCCTCTTCcacaaaacaaaatatgaTATCCGCAACGAAAGAAATATACCTACAAAGAGGGGGTATCAAGGGATTTTTCCCTGGCTTAGGCCCAGCTTTGCTAAGATCTTTCCCAGCTAATGCGGCTACCTTTTTGGGTGTGGAGATGACGCATTCTCTGTTTAAAAAATACGGTATATGA
- the RAS1 gene encoding Ras family GTPase RAS1 (similar to Saccharomyces cerevisiae RAS2 (YNL098C) and RAS1 (YOR101W); ancestral locus Anc_2.182), translating to MPGNKSAIREYKLVVVGGGGVGKSALTIQLIQSYFVDEYDPTIEDSYRKQVVIDDKVSILDILDTAGQEEYSAMREQYMRTGEGFLLVYSVTSRNSFDELLSYYQQIQRVKDSDYIPVVVVGNKLDLENERQVSYEDGLRLAKQLNAPFLETSAKQAINVDEAFYSLIRLVRDDGGQYNSMNDQPDDAANPNKTKHSDVTTSATDNENVMNNGTHAPDNSLIHDGTSSNPKPISNRNIQNNKGTGEKNYSYDNDDNEDNNNHDVNNSNRNQNDDSRGNHGNALNARSKQSTGPQTNSNSDNEKKTSGCCVIC from the coding sequence ATGCCAGGAAACAAATCAGCAATAAGAGAGTATAAGTTAGTAGTTGTTGGTGGAGGTGGCGTTGGTAAATCCGCTCTTACAATTCAATTAATCCAGTCGTATTTCGTGGACGAATATGATCCAACTATCGAAGACTCTTACAGAAAACAAGTAGTCATCGACGACAAAGTGTCTATTTTAGATATTTTAGATACGGCTGGCCAAGAAGAGTATTCTGCCATGAGAGAACAGTACATGAGGACGGGGGAAGGTTTCTTACTGGTCTACTCTGTTACTTCCAGAAATTCCTTTGATGAGTTGCTGTCCTACTATCAGCAAATTCAAAGGGTGAAAGATTCTGACTACATCCCAGTAGTCGTGGTAGGTAACAAACTAGAccttgaaaatgaaaggcAGGTTTCTTACGAAGATGGACTACGCCTAGCAAAGCAATTAAATGCACCCTTCCTCGAAACTTCTGCCAAACAAGCGATTAATGTAGACGAAGCGTTTTATAGTCTTATTCGTTTGGTAAGGGACGATGGTGGCCAATACAATAGTATGAATGATCAACCAGATGACGCAGCCAATccaaacaaaacaaaacattcAGACGTAACTACATCTGCAACggataatgaaaatgtaATGAATAATGGAACTCATGCACCTGATAATTCATTGATTCACGATGGCACCAGTTCTAATCCAAAGCCGATTTCTAATCGTAATAtccaaaataataaaggaACAGGTGAGAAGAACTACAGTTATGACAATGACGATAACGAAGACAACAACAATCACGATGTCAATAACAGTAACAGAAATCAAAATGATGACAGTCGTGGTAATCATGGCAATGCTCTAAACGCGAGGAGCAAGCAGTCTACCGGTCCGCAAACAAACTCAAATTCAGACAACGAGAAAAAAACTAGCGGTTGTTGTGTTATTTGTTGA
- the RGS2 gene encoding GTPase-activating protein RGS2 (similar to Saccharomyces cerevisiae RGS2 (YOR107W); ancestral locus Anc_2.173): MASVPSLCDILIPLEKSSRSASGAEGDKIALVQSRKNHQSCIRSPYTIHKFYKFLRRAHCEENLEFFERAHQFLQLKQNGNISEEKLLAIWNKSLYVKYIAVDSPKECNFSQDIREIFEECYANNKIPSDVDVLFAISHVMGLLVDGYHRFVNSVDDKKYRSTYAVSNDSTLRQDYKNGTTVSISPLSVDNISTDRNPYMKKPSNNGLAAIIQETSTDTTVESQNSGYTSLPDGSMSATGTDSSKFRKTMASDFQKLHNSSILSSGKGLLQKLNFTKKRRSFKQPSGVFYGHYNNNIQRHLKRAKQSSTTVSSSSSKNTESSSSPLPLINKAIDHKEKSVEKGFKKLNLHDIN, encoded by the coding sequence ATGGCGAGTGTTCCAAGCCTATGCGACATCTTGATACCGCTAGAAAAGAGTAGTCGCAGCGCCAGCGGTGCTGAAGGTGACAAGATAGCCCTAGTTCAATCGCGAAAAAACCATCAAAGTTGTATACGTTCGCCTTACACAATTCACAAATTCTATAAATTTTTGAGAAGGGCACATTGCGAGGAAAATTTAgagttttttgaaagagcgCATCAGTTCCTCCAGCTCAAACAAAACGGAAATATCAGCGAAGAGAAGCTTCTAGCGATTTGGAATAAGTCATTATACGTAAAATACATTGCCGTGGACTCGCCTAAAGAATGTAACTTTTCACAGGATATTAGAGAAATCTTTGAGGAGTGCTACGCTAATAACAAAATACCGAGCGACGTAGACGTGCTGTTCGCGATAAGTCACGTGATGGGTCTGTTGGTTGATGGGTACCATAGGTTTGTAAATTCTGTTGATGACAAAAAATACCGCTCTACCTACGCTGTCAGCAATGATTCCACTCTGAGACAAGATTATAAAAATGGGACCACGGTTTCCATTTCGCCCTTGAGCGTGGATAATATTTCCACAGACAGAAATCCCTACATGAAGAAGCCTAGTAATAATGGTTTAGCAGCAATTATTCAAGAGACGTCTACAGACACAACAGTCGAGTCGCAGAACAGCGGTTACACTTCTCTACCAGATGGGTCAATGTCAGCAACCGGTACTGACAGTTCGAAGTTCAGAAAAACTATGGCTAGCgatttccaaaaattgcACAATTCAAGCATCCTCAGCTCAGGGAAGGGTTTGTTACAAAAACTGAATTTCACCAAGAAACGCAGATCTTTTAAACAACCTTCAGGTGTATTTTACGGCCATTATAACAACAATATCCAACgtcatttgaaaagagcCAAACAGTCATCCACTACAGTGTCTTCGTCGTCATCTAAAAACACAGAATCCTCTTCGTCGCCGTTGCCGTTAATCAATAAAGCGATTGACCACAAGGAGAAAAGTGTTGAAAAAGGCTTCAAAAAGCTTAACCTGCATGATATCAATTAA